In Stutzerimonas stutzeri, a genomic segment contains:
- the accD gene encoding acetyl-CoA carboxylase, carboxyltransferase subunit beta, producing the protein MSNWLVDKLIPSIMRSETQKSSVPEGLWHKCPSCEAVLYRPELEKTLDVCPKCQHHMRIDARTRLDIFLDNEGREEIAADLEPVDRLKFRDSKKYKDRLSAAQKQTGEKDALIAMSGTLMRMPVVACAFEFSFMGGSMGAIVGERFVRAANAALEQRCPLVCFAASGGARMQEALISLMQMAKTSAVLARMREEGVPFISVLTDPVYGGVSASLAMLGDVIVAEPKALIGFAGPRVIEQTVREKLPEGFQRSEFLLDHGAIDLIIPRAELRARISRLLAQLQQLPTPAEPALVTADA; encoded by the coding sequence ATGAGCAACTGGCTGGTAGACAAGCTGATCCCTTCGATCATGCGCTCGGAAACGCAGAAAAGCTCGGTGCCCGAAGGCCTGTGGCACAAGTGTCCGTCGTGCGAGGCGGTCCTGTATCGCCCGGAGCTGGAGAAAACGCTGGATGTCTGCCCGAAATGTCAGCATCACATGCGTATCGACGCGCGAACTCGTCTGGATATCTTTCTCGACAACGAAGGGCGCGAAGAGATCGCCGCCGATCTCGAGCCTGTTGACCGCTTGAAGTTTCGCGATAGCAAGAAGTATAAAGATCGTCTCTCCGCTGCCCAGAAGCAGACGGGCGAAAAGGATGCATTGATTGCCATGAGCGGGACATTGATGCGTATGCCGGTCGTGGCCTGCGCATTCGAATTCTCCTTTATGGGCGGGTCCATGGGGGCTATTGTCGGAGAGCGTTTCGTTCGCGCCGCCAATGCCGCGCTCGAGCAGCGTTGCCCTCTGGTCTGCTTCGCCGCGTCCGGTGGGGCCCGGATGCAGGAGGCACTGATTTCGCTCATGCAGATGGCCAAAACTTCCGCGGTGCTGGCCCGGATGCGCGAGGAGGGGGTGCCGTTCATTTCCGTTCTGACCGATCCGGTTTATGGCGGCGTATCCGCGAGTCTGGCCATGCTGGGCGACGTCATCGTCGCCGAGCCCAAGGCACTGATTGGCTTTGCGGGTCCACGCGTGATCGAGCAGACGGTACGTGAGAAGCTCCCAGAAGGGTTCCAGCGCAGTGAGTTCCTGCTGGACCACGGCGCCATCGACCTGATCATCCCGCGCGCCGAGTTGCGTGCTCGCATATCGCGTCTTCTTGCTCAGCTGCAACAACTACCGACTCCTGCGGAGCCGGCTCTGGTGACGGCGGACGCATGA
- the purF gene encoding amidophosphoribosyltransferase, with amino-acid sequence MCGIVGIVGKSNVNQALYDALTVLQHRGQDAAGIVTSDGGKLFLRKDNGLVRDVFQQRHMQRLVGNMGIGHVRYPTAGSSSSAEAQPFYVNSPYGITLAHNGNLTNVDQLTKEIYESDLRHVNTNSDSEVLLNVFAHELAVRGKLQPTEEDVFAAVAKVHERCVGGYAVVAMVTGYGIVGFRDPHAIRPIVFGQRHTDQGVEYMIASESVALDVLGFSLIRDLAPGEAVYITADGKLHTRQCAPNPHYAPCIFEHVYLARSDSLMDGVSVYKARLRMGEKLADKILRERPDHDIDVVIPIPDTSRTAALELANRLGVKFREGFVKNRYIGRTFIMPGQAARKKSVRQKLNAIDLEFRGKNVMLVDDSIVRGTTCKQIIQMAREAGARNVYFCSAAPAVRYPNVYGIDMPSAHELIAHNRSTEEVAELIGADWLIYQDLPDLIDAVGGGKVKIENFDCAVFDGKYVTGDIDDVYLHKIEQARNDMSKNKGVAGSAIIDLYNN; translated from the coding sequence ATGTGTGGCATTGTCGGCATCGTCGGTAAGTCGAACGTCAATCAAGCGTTGTATGACGCGCTTACCGTACTGCAACACCGTGGGCAGGATGCAGCCGGAATCGTGACCAGCGACGGCGGCAAGCTGTTCCTGCGCAAGGACAACGGGTTGGTTCGCGACGTCTTCCAGCAGCGCCACATGCAGCGTCTGGTCGGCAACATGGGTATTGGCCACGTACGGTACCCAACCGCCGGCAGCTCGAGCTCTGCGGAGGCTCAGCCGTTCTACGTGAACTCGCCCTATGGCATCACCCTCGCTCATAATGGCAACCTGACCAACGTCGACCAGTTGACCAAGGAAATCTACGAGTCCGACCTACGTCATGTGAATACCAATTCCGATTCGGAGGTGCTGCTCAACGTGTTCGCACACGAGCTGGCCGTACGAGGCAAGCTGCAGCCCACCGAGGAGGATGTATTCGCTGCGGTGGCCAAGGTCCATGAGCGCTGCGTGGGTGGGTATGCGGTAGTGGCCATGGTGACCGGATACGGCATCGTCGGCTTCCGCGATCCTCACGCCATTCGCCCAATCGTCTTCGGCCAGCGCCACACCGACCAGGGCGTCGAATACATGATCGCCTCTGAAAGCGTCGCGCTGGACGTACTGGGCTTTTCGCTGATCCGCGATCTGGCACCGGGCGAAGCGGTTTACATCACGGCAGATGGCAAGCTTCACACCCGTCAGTGCGCACCGAATCCTCATTATGCCCCCTGCATTTTCGAGCACGTTTATCTGGCGCGCTCCGACTCCCTGATGGACGGCGTTTCGGTGTACAAGGCGCGCCTGCGCATGGGTGAGAAGCTGGCGGACAAGATTCTGCGCGAGCGCCCGGATCACGACATCGACGTCGTCATCCCGATTCCGGACACCAGCCGCACGGCGGCGCTGGAGCTGGCTAACCGCCTGGGTGTGAAGTTCCGCGAAGGTTTCGTCAAGAATCGCTACATCGGCCGAACCTTCATCATGCCGGGCCAGGCAGCACGCAAGAAATCCGTGCGGCAGAAGCTCAATGCCATCGATCTTGAGTTCCGTGGCAAGAACGTCATGCTGGTGGATGACTCCATCGTCCGCGGCACGACCTGCAAGCAGATCATTCAGATGGCTCGCGAAGCCGGGGCGAGGAACGTTTATTTCTGTTCCGCCGCGCCTGCTGTCCGTTACCCGAACGTCTATGGCATCGACATGCCCAGCGCGCACGAACTCATTGCGCACAACCGCAGTACCGAAGAGGTTGCAGAGTTGATCGGCGCCGACTGGCTGATCTATCAGGATCTCCCTGATCTGATCGACGCCGTCGGCGGTGGTAAGGTCAAGATAGAGAATTTCGATTGCGCGGTATTCGATGGCAAATATGTGACCGGCGATATCGACGATGTCTATCTGCACAAGATCGAGCAGGCGCGCAACGACATGAGTAAGAACAAGGGCGTCGCAGGCAGTGCCATCATCGATCTCTACAACAACTGA
- a CDS encoding O-succinylhomoserine sulfhydrylase gives MTTDWDAGRLDSDLSGVGMDTLAVRAGQHRSPEGEHGEPLFFTSSYVFRSAADAAARFAGEVPGNVYSRYTNPTVRAFEERIAAMEGAEQAVATASGMAAILATVMSLCSAGDHVLVSRSVFGATVSLFEKYLKRFGLEVDYVPLTDVGVWEPAFKPNTRLVFVESPSNPLAELVDIEALASLCHAKGAMLAVDNCFCTPVLQQPLALGADIIIHSATKYIDGQGRCLGGVVAGKAEQMKEVVGFLRTAGPTLSPFNAWVFLKGLETLRLRMQAHCASAQVLAEWLEQQPGIEKVYYAGLSSHPQHELAKRQQKGFGAVLSFEVAGGKDSAWRFIDATRLISITANLGDSKTTITHPGSTTHGRLSPEDRATAGIRDSLIRVAVGLEDVADLKADLARGLAAL, from the coding sequence ATGACAACCGACTGGGATGCGGGCCGACTGGACAGTGATCTGTCCGGCGTAGGCATGGACACATTAGCGGTTCGTGCCGGCCAGCACCGCTCGCCTGAGGGTGAGCACGGCGAGCCGCTCTTTTTCACGTCCAGCTACGTGTTTCGCAGTGCTGCCGACGCCGCCGCGCGTTTTGCCGGCGAAGTGCCGGGCAATGTCTATTCGCGCTATACCAACCCCACCGTGCGCGCGTTCGAAGAGCGCATTGCCGCCATGGAGGGTGCCGAGCAGGCCGTGGCGACCGCATCCGGTATGGCCGCCATCCTGGCAACGGTGATGAGTCTGTGCTCGGCCGGCGATCATGTGCTGGTGTCGCGCAGCGTCTTCGGTGCGACGGTTTCGTTGTTCGAGAAGTACCTCAAGCGCTTCGGGCTCGAAGTCGACTACGTTCCGCTCACGGATGTCGGCGTCTGGGAGCCGGCGTTCAAACCCAATACCCGCCTGGTGTTTGTCGAGTCGCCTTCGAATCCCCTGGCCGAACTGGTGGATATCGAAGCCTTGGCTTCGCTCTGCCATGCAAAGGGCGCCATGTTGGCGGTGGACAACTGCTTCTGCACGCCGGTGCTGCAACAACCGCTAGCACTTGGCGCGGACATCATCATCCACTCGGCCACCAAGTACATCGACGGGCAGGGCCGCTGCCTGGGTGGGGTTGTGGCTGGCAAAGCGGAGCAGATGAAAGAAGTGGTGGGCTTTTTGCGTACGGCCGGCCCTACGCTGAGCCCATTCAACGCCTGGGTCTTTCTCAAGGGGTTGGAAACCTTGCGGCTGCGCATGCAGGCCCATTGCGCCAGCGCGCAGGTGTTGGCCGAGTGGCTCGAACAACAGCCGGGCATTGAAAAGGTGTATTACGCCGGCTTGTCCAGCCATCCGCAACATGAGCTGGCCAAGCGCCAGCAGAAAGGTTTCGGAGCGGTGCTGAGTTTCGAGGTGGCTGGGGGTAAGGACAGTGCGTGGCGTTTCATCGATGCAACCCGTCTGATTTCCATCACGGCTAATCTGGGCGACAGCAAAACCACCATCACCCATCCGGGTTCAACCACCCATGGTCGGCTTTCCCCCGAAGATCGTGCGACAGCCGGTATTCGCGACAGCCTGATCCGCGTGGCGGTGGGCCTGGAAGATGTGGCCGATCTGAAAGCCGACCTCGCTCGAGGACTGGCCGCGCTCTGA
- a CDS encoding phosphoribosylanthranilate isomerase — MPIVRSKICGITRIEDALVAAAAGADAIGLVFYAKSPRAVSISQARAIIAALPPFVTTVGLFVNASRCELNEILDAVPLDMLQFHGDETPTDCEGFHRPWYKALRVLPGEDIRAQATRYVGASAILLDTFVAGVPGGTGEVFDWSLIPADLPKPLILAGGLTPRNVQQALAEVRPFAVDVSGGVEASKGIKDAESVREFVRLVRATM; from the coding sequence TTGCCTATCGTTCGTAGCAAGATATGTGGAATCACGCGTATCGAGGACGCGCTTGTTGCTGCCGCTGCTGGTGCGGACGCTATCGGTCTGGTGTTTTACGCCAAAAGCCCGCGGGCGGTAAGTATTTCGCAGGCGCGGGCGATTATCGCCGCGCTGCCTCCTTTCGTCACGACTGTGGGCTTGTTCGTCAACGCATCGCGTTGCGAGCTCAACGAAATACTCGATGCCGTTCCGCTGGATATGCTGCAGTTTCACGGTGACGAAACACCGACTGATTGCGAGGGTTTTCACCGCCCATGGTACAAGGCGCTCAGGGTTCTGCCGGGCGAGGACATCCGGGCGCAGGCTACCCGCTATGTTGGAGCAAGCGCTATTCTGCTCGATACCTTCGTTGCAGGTGTTCCAGGAGGGACGGGCGAAGTATTCGACTGGTCGTTGATTCCCGCCGATCTGCCCAAGCCGCTGATACTTGCTGGCGGGCTAACCCCCCGGAACGTTCAACAGGCGCTGGCCGAAGTACGGCCGTTCGCCGTCGATGTCAGCGGTGGGGTGGAGGCAAGCAAGGGCATCAAGGATGCCGAGAGCGTGCGGGAGTTCGTTCGGCTGGTGCGGGCGACGATGTGA
- the gspD gene encoding type II secretion system secretin GspD yields the protein MLPFSSRPLIALLAAGMLAAPLPLLAADPGIEPSNTQQDGWTINLKDADIRAFVDQISQLTGQTFIVDPRVKGQVSVVSSTTLSLSEVYQLFLSVMATHGYSVLTQGEITRIVPNAEAKSEAGGGPTGGDLLETRVIQVQHTSATELIPLIRPLVPQYGHLAAVASANALIISDRSANIARIEDLVRQLDRAQTDDHSVVNLQYGWAADIAEVLRNTLARGEARDTAGAQIIADSRTNRLVFTGPEQARQKLASLAKTLDTPSTRSANTRVIRLRHNDAKALAETLGDISESLATPTDGEAQGGRQQNILIRADESLNALVMLAEPELIGTLESIVRQLDIPRAQVMVEAAIVEVSGDISDALGVQWAVDARGSTGGAGGVSFGNTGISIGSVLNAIQEDEIPTDLPDGAIIGIGTRSFGALITALSANSKSNLLSTPSLLTLDNQEAEILVGQNVPFQTGSYTTDSSGANNPFTTIERQDIGVTLKVVPHINDGATLRLEIEQEISSIAPSASLSAQAVDLVTNKRSIKSTILAEDGQVIVLGGLIQDDVTQTNSKVPLLGDIPLLGGLFRSTQETHVKRNLMVFLRPTVVRDRAGLAALSGKKYSDIRVIETESDSPSILPATPERLFDGQGQPAPAIDLRSNEPAQRRAIPKAPATQRAPATVAPQAQAQPQSAMRSGWAVQVASLQNRDGAKALQEKLGAEGFDAYIRSTGRTHRVFVGPVGQRQEANRLRDQLAEEQRLDGFIVNFESGDN from the coding sequence ATGCTGCCTTTTTCCTCCCGCCCGCTCATTGCCTTGCTCGCCGCCGGAATGCTCGCCGCTCCCCTGCCTTTGCTGGCGGCCGACCCCGGAATCGAGCCGAGCAACACCCAGCAGGACGGCTGGACAATCAACCTCAAGGATGCCGACATCCGCGCCTTCGTCGATCAGATCAGCCAATTGACCGGGCAGACCTTCATTGTCGATCCGCGCGTAAAAGGCCAGGTCAGTGTGGTGTCGTCGACGACCCTCTCCCTGTCCGAGGTTTATCAACTGTTCCTCTCGGTCATGGCGACGCACGGCTACAGCGTCCTCACCCAAGGCGAAATCACACGAATCGTGCCCAACGCCGAGGCGAAATCGGAGGCTGGCGGGGGGCCGACCGGCGGCGATCTGCTGGAAACCCGAGTGATTCAAGTCCAGCATACGTCCGCCACCGAGTTGATCCCGCTGATTCGCCCACTGGTGCCGCAGTATGGCCACCTCGCCGCCGTAGCGTCTGCCAATGCACTGATCATCAGCGACCGCAGCGCGAACATCGCTCGCATCGAGGACCTGGTCCGCCAGCTCGACCGCGCTCAAACCGACGACCACAGCGTAGTGAACTTACAGTACGGCTGGGCTGCGGATATCGCCGAGGTGCTGCGCAACACACTCGCCCGGGGCGAGGCGCGTGATACCGCGGGCGCGCAGATCATTGCCGATTCGCGCACTAATCGACTAGTTTTTACCGGGCCTGAGCAGGCGCGACAGAAGCTCGCCAGCCTGGCGAAAACGCTCGACACACCGAGCACCCGCTCGGCCAACACGCGGGTCATTCGCCTGCGCCACAACGATGCCAAGGCCCTGGCCGAGACCCTTGGCGACATTTCCGAAAGCCTCGCAACTCCAACCGATGGCGAAGCCCAAGGCGGAAGACAACAGAACATCCTCATTCGCGCCGACGAAAGCCTCAACGCCCTGGTCATGCTCGCCGAGCCCGAGCTGATCGGCACCCTTGAGTCCATCGTGCGGCAGTTGGACATCCCACGCGCCCAGGTCATGGTCGAGGCGGCCATCGTCGAAGTCTCCGGTGATATCTCCGACGCCCTTGGCGTTCAGTGGGCAGTCGATGCGCGCGGCAGCACCGGTGGCGCCGGCGGAGTCAGCTTCGGCAATACCGGTATATCCATCGGCAGCGTGCTCAATGCGATCCAGGAAGACGAGATCCCCACCGACCTTCCCGATGGCGCCATCATCGGCATCGGCACGCGCAGCTTTGGCGCCTTGATCACTGCCCTTTCGGCAAACAGCAAGAGCAACCTGCTGTCAACTCCCAGCCTACTGACGCTCGACAACCAGGAAGCAGAGATCCTCGTAGGACAGAACGTGCCGTTTCAGACCGGCAGCTATACGACCGACTCGTCCGGGGCGAACAACCCCTTCACCACTATCGAACGACAGGACATTGGCGTGACGTTGAAGGTCGTGCCGCACATCAACGATGGCGCTACGCTACGCCTGGAAATCGAACAGGAAATTTCCTCGATCGCGCCCTCGGCGAGCCTGTCCGCACAGGCGGTTGATCTGGTAACCAACAAGCGGTCGATCAAGAGCACCATTCTCGCCGAGGATGGCCAGGTGATCGTGCTCGGCGGGCTGATTCAGGACGACGTGACCCAGACTAACTCCAAGGTTCCGTTGCTCGGCGACATCCCGCTGCTCGGCGGACTGTTTCGCTCCACCCAGGAAACCCATGTCAAGCGCAACCTCATGGTCTTCCTGCGGCCGACTGTCGTTCGTGATCGCGCCGGACTCGCGGCCCTTTCTGGCAAGAAATACAGCGACATCCGGGTCATCGAAACCGAATCTGACAGCCCGAGTATTCTTCCCGCCACGCCCGAGCGACTATTCGATGGCCAAGGCCAGCCTGCGCCAGCGATCGACCTTCGCTCCAACGAGCCGGCGCAGCGCCGTGCAATACCCAAGGCACCCGCAACCCAACGGGCGCCAGCAACTGTCGCGCCACAGGCACAGGCACAACCACAATCAGCGATGCGTTCGGGCTGGGCCGTACAAGTAGCCAGCCTGCAAAACCGCGACGGCGCCAAGGCATTGCAGGAAAAGCTGGGTGCTGAAGGCTTCGATGCTTATATCAGGTCAACGGGCCGCACTCATCGCGTCTTCGTCGGACCGGTGGGTCAGCGCCAGGAAGCCAATCGGCTCCGCGACCAGCTCGCCGAAGAACAGCGCCTGGACGGCTTCATAGTGAATTTTGAATCCGGGGATAACTGA
- a CDS encoding SPOR domain-containing protein: MVLVDRGLVQRIVGALVLVALAVIFVPMLFNRDDADQQVAVDAPQMPEAPAVPAIETRPVDVPDPQVEPFPEEFEIIDEAGPTAESEAPAAPISPAPVEPQPTPPVAAEPTTVQAPVSAPATSEEKRLDTANLPVSWSVQLASLSSRENADKLQQTLRTQGYNAYIRTADGMNRVFVGPLVERAEANRLRDQLQRQQKLNGFVVRFKPEQG, translated from the coding sequence ATAGTCTTGGTGGATAGAGGTTTAGTTCAGCGTATCGTCGGTGCTCTGGTGCTTGTTGCGCTGGCAGTGATATTCGTTCCGATGCTTTTCAATCGTGACGATGCTGACCAACAGGTTGCCGTGGATGCGCCGCAAATGCCCGAAGCACCCGCTGTGCCTGCGATCGAGACACGGCCTGTCGATGTCCCGGATCCGCAGGTCGAGCCCTTTCCTGAAGAATTTGAAATCATCGACGAGGCGGGGCCCACAGCCGAGTCTGAGGCTCCAGCGGCCCCCATCAGTCCGGCCCCTGTTGAGCCGCAGCCAACGCCTCCAGTAGCGGCTGAGCCGACAACCGTCCAGGCTCCAGTATCCGCGCCGGCCACATCAGAAGAAAAACGCCTGGATACCGCGAACCTTCCGGTTAGCTGGTCGGTGCAGCTGGCCAGTTTGTCCAGTCGCGAGAACGCTGACAAGCTGCAGCAAACGCTGCGAACACAGGGCTATAACGCCTATATACGCACCGCGGACGGGATGAATCGTGTGTTCGTCGGGCCGTTGGTGGAGCGGGCGGAAGCCAATCGCTTGCGTGATCAGCTGCAGCGACAACAGAAACTGAACGGGTTCGTTGTGCGCTTCAAGCCCGAACAGGGCTGA
- a CDS encoding CvpA family protein — protein MTLTWVDWAFIAVVVISSLISLKRGFVKEALSLLTWIIAGVVAWMFGGALSHHLAEFISTPSFQVIAACVILFVVTLLVGALINFLIGELVRVTGLSGTDRFLGMVFGAARGGLLIVVLVGLLSLAPVQQDPWWRESTLLPHFLLVADWSKNLILGFGSQWVAGSLDASG, from the coding sequence GTGACGCTCACCTGGGTCGATTGGGCGTTTATCGCCGTTGTGGTCATCTCCAGCCTGATCAGCTTGAAGCGCGGTTTCGTCAAGGAAGCGCTTTCCCTGCTCACCTGGATTATTGCTGGTGTCGTTGCCTGGATGTTCGGTGGTGCGCTGTCACATCATCTTGCCGAATTCATTAGCACTCCTTCCTTTCAAGTCATCGCAGCATGCGTGATTCTGTTCGTCGTGACCTTACTGGTAGGCGCACTGATCAATTTCCTCATCGGTGAGCTGGTTCGAGTAACCGGCCTGTCCGGCACGGATCGCTTTCTCGGAATGGTGTTCGGTGCGGCCCGAGGCGGGTTGCTGATCGTGGTGCTGGTGGGGCTCCTTAGCCTTGCGCCAGTACAGCAGGACCCATGGTGGCGCGAGTCGACACTGCTACCGCATTTTTTGTTGGTTGCCGACTGGTCGAAGAACCTGATCCTTGGGTTTGGAAGCCAGTGGGTGGCCGGCTCGCTCGACGCCTCAGGCTGA
- the folC gene encoding bifunctional tetrahydrofolate synthase/dihydrofolate synthase encodes MTRRRLQDWLEYLEQLHPTAIDMGLDRCRAVATRLGLTRPAPQVVTVTGTNGKGSTCAFIAKMLAGQGKTVGVYSSPHLLRYNERVRLNGADVSDDALCEAFEAVERARGSVSLTYFEMGTLAAFWLFEREALDAVVLEVGLGGRLDAVNLIDANVAVVTNIGLDHAEWLGFTRESVAFEKSGIFRSSKPAVCGDPSPPESMLEHANQSAVPLLVRGCDFDLVREATCWHWQGKDGAGNALELRNLPMLSLPLENAALALQAFALIEPSWSSESLIEALRNTRVTGRLDRRTVRWKGRELVILLDVGHNPHAAAYLATQLRQQPKSGRRLAVFGLLADKDLSGVIDELRPVVDTWAVAPLATPRSRSAAELSSSLMERGAIVTIYPGISQALEQQCDQAAEGDEILLFGSFYCVAEALAWLERHATGGGHSLGG; translated from the coding sequence ATGACTCGGCGGCGTCTGCAGGACTGGCTCGAGTATCTCGAGCAGCTGCACCCTACCGCCATCGATATGGGGCTTGATCGCTGCCGCGCGGTGGCGACAAGACTTGGACTCACACGTCCGGCTCCTCAGGTCGTTACCGTCACAGGCACAAACGGTAAAGGCTCGACCTGCGCCTTCATTGCCAAGATGCTGGCGGGGCAGGGCAAGACGGTGGGCGTTTACAGCTCACCGCACCTGTTGCGTTACAACGAGCGTGTGCGCCTCAATGGAGCTGATGTCAGCGACGATGCGCTATGCGAAGCTTTCGAGGCGGTCGAGCGCGCACGTGGCTCGGTCTCCCTGACCTATTTTGAGATGGGTACGCTGGCCGCGTTCTGGCTTTTCGAGCGCGAGGCACTGGATGCCGTGGTGCTGGAGGTCGGTCTGGGCGGGCGTCTCGACGCGGTAAACCTGATCGATGCCAATGTTGCGGTGGTCACCAATATCGGTTTGGATCATGCCGAATGGTTAGGGTTCACGCGCGAGAGCGTGGCGTTTGAAAAGTCTGGGATATTTCGCTCCTCCAAACCCGCCGTATGCGGTGATCCTTCACCACCAGAATCGATGCTGGAACACGCCAATCAGTCCGCCGTGCCGTTGTTGGTGCGCGGGTGCGACTTCGATCTGGTGAGAGAAGCCACCTGTTGGCACTGGCAGGGTAAAGACGGGGCCGGGAACGCGTTGGAATTGCGAAATCTGCCAATGCTTAGTTTGCCGCTGGAAAACGCCGCGCTGGCATTGCAGGCGTTTGCATTGATCGAGCCGTCCTGGAGCTCGGAGTCGCTCATCGAAGCGTTGCGGAATACGCGTGTTACTGGGCGTCTGGATCGGCGGACGGTTCGCTGGAAGGGCCGAGAGCTGGTGATACTGCTCGATGTCGGGCACAACCCCCACGCGGCCGCCTATTTGGCCACACAACTCCGACAGCAGCCGAAATCCGGTCGCCGACTGGCGGTGTTCGGCTTGTTGGCTGACAAAGACCTGTCCGGCGTGATCGACGAATTGCGGCCGGTCGTCGATACTTGGGCGGTTGCGCCATTAGCGACGCCTCGTTCGCGCTCTGCAGCCGAGCTGAGTTCGTCATTGATGGAACGGGGCGCGATCGTCACTATCTACCCTGGAATATCTCAGGCACTCGAACAGCAGTGTGATCAGGCTGCAGAGGGGGACGAGATATTGCTGTTCGGATCTTTTTATTGCGTGGCTGAGGCGTTGGCCTGGCTTGAGCGACACGCAACGGGTGGAGGGCATAGTCTTGGTGGATAG
- the truA gene encoding tRNA pseudouridine(38-40) synthase TruA: MTEAVSEAAAPSAAVDVFRIALGVEYKGSRYRGFQRQRDGVPSVQLSLEKALSKVAGGHPVVLSCAGRTDALVHACGQVVHFDTPVTRSMHAWVMGANMNLPGDISVTWAKEMPKTFDARFSAMARRYRYVIYNDQIRPAHLAEEVTWNHRPLNVALMREAAKAFVGTHDFSAFRARQCQAKSPIKTIHHLELLEYGRLIVIDVRANAFLHHMVRNFAGVLMTIGAGERPVEWAREVLESRIRRTGGVTAHPYGLYLVQVDYPEHFQLPERYLGPHFLSGLPDVRSQLT; encoded by the coding sequence ATGACTGAAGCAGTATCTGAAGCGGCAGCCCCATCGGCTGCCGTTGACGTTTTCAGAATCGCCCTCGGAGTCGAATACAAAGGTTCCCGTTATCGCGGGTTCCAGCGTCAGCGCGACGGCGTGCCGTCCGTTCAGCTTTCCCTGGAAAAGGCATTGAGCAAAGTTGCTGGCGGTCATCCCGTCGTGCTGAGTTGTGCCGGGCGTACCGATGCGCTCGTTCATGCTTGCGGCCAGGTGGTGCATTTCGACACGCCTGTGACGCGTTCCATGCACGCCTGGGTCATGGGTGCGAACATGAACCTGCCGGGCGATATCAGCGTGACCTGGGCCAAAGAGATGCCGAAGACTTTCGATGCGCGCTTCAGCGCTATGGCCCGTCGCTATCGCTACGTGATTTACAACGACCAGATTCGCCCCGCGCACCTTGCTGAAGAGGTGACCTGGAACCACCGCCCGCTGAATGTCGCGCTGATGCGCGAAGCGGCCAAGGCTTTCGTCGGGACCCACGACTTCAGTGCGTTTCGGGCGCGTCAGTGCCAAGCGAAGTCCCCGATCAAGACGATCCATCATCTGGAGTTGCTCGAATACGGCCGGCTCATCGTGATTGACGTTCGCGCCAACGCTTTTCTGCATCATATGGTGCGAAACTTCGCTGGCGTGTTGATGACCATCGGCGCGGGCGAGCGACCGGTGGAGTGGGCCAGAGAAGTGCTGGAATCACGGATCAGGCGAACTGGCGGAGTGACGGCGCATCCGTATGGCCTGTATCTGGTCCAAGTGGATTATCCAGAGCATTTCCAATTGCCTGAACGCTATCTCGGACCGCATTTTCTGTCTGGTTTGCCGGATGTTCGAAGTCAGCTGACGTAG